The window GCCATGCCCAGGAAGCCCTGCTTGCCGGCCTCGAGCCAGACCCCGCGGTCGACGATCTTCTGTTTCTCCCACTGGTCGTGGTACGGGGCAACGTGCCGCTCGAGGAACGCCCGGTACGACTCCCGGAACAGGTCGTGCTCCGGCTCGAACAACGTCCGCTCGTACTTGATGGCGCTGCTCATGAATAGACCCTCCAGGAATCGCTCCGCTCTTCTTGCGACGAGAATAGACCGACCGGGTGGTTGGTTGGATGATGGGGCCGTGACGTCGCACGACAGTTCACACGTTATTGATTTGCCGGGCTAAGTCGCGTACTGACGCAGGCCGGCGGCCAGCGCGGCGGGCACCCGTGCCTTGAGGCGGGTGCCGGCCTCGGTGTGCTCGGTCGCATCGACGTGACCCACCTCGTGCAGGCGCGCGACGAGGTCGCCCCGGTCGTAGGGGATCGTCACGTCCACGGCGATCTCGCGGGGCTCGACAAGTTCGCCGAGCCGGCTGCGCAGCCGGTCGAGCCCGTCACCGGTATGCGCCGAGACGAATACCGCGCCGGGCAGTGCGCGGCGCAACTGGGCCAGGGTCAGGTCGGCGGCGGCGTCGATCTTGTTGACTACCAACAACTCCGGCGCGGGTGCGGCGTGATGCTCGTTCTGCACCTCGCGGATGACCTGGCGTACCGCCTCGATCTGGGCCATGGGGTTGACGTCGGACCCGTCGACCACGTGCACCAGCAGGTCGGCGTCGACGACTTCCTCCAGTGTGGAGCGGAAGGCCTCGACGAGCTGGGTCGGCAGATGACGCACGAAGCCGACGGTGTCGGTGAGCACGAACTGCCTGCCGTCCTCGAATTCGCCGCGACGGGTGGTGGGTTCGAGGGTGGCGAACAGCGCGTTCTGCACCAGCACCCCGGCGCCGGTCAGCGCGTTGAGCAGGCTGGACTTGCCGGCGTTGGTGTAGCCGACGATCGCGATCGACGGCACGTCGCTGTGCAGCCGCCGGCTGCGCTGGGTGTCGCGAATCTGCTTCATGTCCTTGATTTCGCGGCGCAGCTTGGACATTCGCTCGCGAATGCGGCGACGGTCGGTCTCGATCTTGGTCTCGCCCGGGCCGCGCAGGCCCACCCCGCCGCCGCTGCCGCCGGCGCGGCCACCGGCCTGCCGGGACATCGATTCGCCCCAGCCGCGCAGCCGCGGCAGCATGTACTCCATCTGGGCCAGCGCCACCTGCGCCTTGCCCTCGCGGCTGGAGGCGTGCTGGGCGAAGATGTCCAGGATCAGCGCGGTGCGGTCGATGACCTTGACCTTGACCACCTTCTCCAGCGCGGTCAGCTGCGCGGGACTCAGCTCGCCGTCGCAGATGACGGTGTCGGCGCCGGTGGCGATGACGATCTGGCGCAATTCCTGGGCCTTGCCCGAGCCGATGTAGGTGCTCGGGTCCGGTCTGTCGCGGCGCTGGATCATGCCTTCGAGCACCTCGGAGCCAGCCGTCTCGGCCAATGCGGCCAGCTCGGCCAGGCTGGCGTCGGCGTCGGCGACGCTGCCCTCGGTCCATACGCCGACCAGCACGACGCGCTCGAGCCGGAGCTGGCGGTACTCGACCTCGGAGACGTCGGCGAGTTCGGTGGACAGTCCGGCGACGCGCCGCAGCGCGGCACGGTCCTCCAGTGCGAGTTCGCCGGTGCTGGGTTCGGGGGTTCTCGAATCAGGTTCAGTCATAAGTGGTACTGATGGTGTCACGCACGGACAACGCCGCGCATTCGAATAACGTGCCCCCAGCAGTCAGTGTCGGGCCGCCCACCATGTGTCGGCGATCTCGCCGTGGGCCACCAGCACCGAGGGGCCGCGCAGGAAGCTGGTGGTGTCGCTGATCTCCACGCTGACCCGGCCGCCCGGGATCCGCACGGCAAGGGTGCCGGTCGAGGCGCCGAGGTGGGCCAGTGCGGCCACCGCGGCGGCGACTGTGCCGGTGCCGCAAGACCGGGTCTCACCGACGCCGCGTTCGTGCACCCGCATCGACACCACACCCTCGACGGGCTCGGTGAGGATCTCGACGTTGACGCCCCCGGGGAACTGGCCACGGTCGAACCCCACCGGCGCGGCGACGTCGAGGGCGGCCAGCGCCGTCTCGGTGAGGCCGGGAACCAGGCACGCCAGGTGGGGGTTGCCGACGTCGACGCCGACGCCGCTGAACTGCCGTCCGCCGACGGTGGCGGTCCCGGTTCCGAGCCGGTTGACCTTTCCCATCTCCACGGTGACCTCCGCGTCGACGGCGTCGGCGCGGTGCACGACCACCGGACGTGGCCCGGCCAGCGACCCGACCACGAACTCGTCGCGGTGCTCGAGTCCACTGGCCCGCAGGTAGTGGGCGAACACCCGCACGCCGTTGCCGCACATCTGGGCCAACGAGCCGTCGGCGTTGCGGTAGTCCATGTACCAGTCGCCGGCCTCGACACCCTCGGGCAGCCGGTCGAGCACGCCTGCGGCGACTACCGCCCCGGC is drawn from Candidatus Mycolicibacterium alkanivorans and contains these coding sequences:
- the hflX gene encoding GTPase HflX, yielding MTEPDSRTPEPSTGELALEDRAALRRVAGLSTELADVSEVEYRQLRLERVVLVGVWTEGSVADADASLAELAALAETAGSEVLEGMIQRRDRPDPSTYIGSGKAQELRQIVIATGADTVICDGELSPAQLTALEKVVKVKVIDRTALILDIFAQHASSREGKAQVALAQMEYMLPRLRGWGESMSRQAGGRAGGSGGGVGLRGPGETKIETDRRRIRERMSKLRREIKDMKQIRDTQRSRRLHSDVPSIAIVGYTNAGKSSLLNALTGAGVLVQNALFATLEPTTRRGEFEDGRQFVLTDTVGFVRHLPTQLVEAFRSTLEEVVDADLLVHVVDGSDVNPMAQIEAVRQVIREVQNEHHAAPAPELLVVNKIDAAADLTLAQLRRALPGAVFVSAHTGDGLDRLRSRLGELVEPREIAVDVTIPYDRGDLVARLHEVGHVDATEHTEAGTRLKARVPAALAAGLRQYAT
- the dapF gene encoding diaminopimelate epimerase, translated to MIFAKGHGTQNDFVVLPDLHAQLDLAPAAVAELCDRRRGLGADGVLRVTTAGAVVAAGVLDRLPEGVEAGDWYMDYRNADGSLAQMCGNGVRVFAHYLRASGLEHRDEFVVGSLAGPRPVVVHRADAVDAEVTVEMGKVNRLGTGTATVGGRQFSGVGVDVGNPHLACLVPGLTETALAALDVAAPVGFDRGQFPGGVNVEILTEPVEGVVSMRVHERGVGETRSCGTGTVAAAVAALAHLGASTGTLAVRIPGGRVSVEISDTTSFLRGPSVLVAHGEIADTWWAARH